Proteins encoded within one genomic window of Hermetia illucens chromosome 2, iHerIll2.2.curated.20191125, whole genome shotgun sequence:
- the LOC119648002 gene encoding odorant receptor 49b-like, translating to MIILYMYLGCIFSELFIYCFFANQVMDQNQLLAITGYDSSWYTFGTKYTNDLIFFLLRAQKPVTFSVGGFFDLSLNTFTGILGKSYSFIALLRQVYSE from the exons ATGATCATTTTATACATGTACTTAGGGTGCATCTTCTCGGAGTTGTTTATTTATTGCTTCTTCGCCAATCAGGTTATGGATCAG AATCAGTTGCTGGCCATAACAGGATACGACTCTTCTTGGTATACTTTTGGCACAAAGTATACAAACGATTTGATATTCTTCTTGCTGAGGGCGCAAAAGCCAGTAACTTTCAGCGTAGGAGGCTTCTTTGATTTATCCTTAAATACATTCACGGGG attctcggaaaatcgtacTCCTTCATTGCATTGTTGAGACAAGTTTACTCCGAGTAA